A section of the Osmia lignaria lignaria isolate PbOS001 chromosome 16, iyOsmLign1, whole genome shotgun sequence genome encodes:
- the LOC117600810 gene encoding adenylate kinase isoenzyme 1, whose protein sequence is MKPDSKNCKLKQKFPRYITRTGGAVKCVSSVAAGKTRDSKIKRISKTIVSMGNCIKAVDPSMASLPRGINVDTSRIRESGLPIIFLIGGPGVGKRTLCSKVAEKYGFLGIISTDLIRNEVSTRTERAFLLARMMSQGQLVPTDVLIELIAVRMIDFLDEKNGFIVSGFPRHKDQCKVFDRVIRPPDLVLFMEARNSVLSDRIMARAITTMERVSISFDFIRKQIKQFHKRNKPVVTYYNYKNLLVMIDGEPEAITVYENVCEVIDNLLLNFPTRSSNVEEINVISDDIVPENNEE, encoded by the exons ATGAAACCTGATTCCAAGAATTGTAAATTGAAACAGAAATTTCCACGTTATATAACGAGAACAGGTGGGGCGGTTAAATGTGTTTCCTCGGTGGCTGCAGGCAAAACGAGggattctaaaattaaaaggaTATCCAAAACGATCGTTTCGATGGGCAATTGTATAAAGGCTGTCGATCCTTCGATGGCTTCTCTTCCGAGGGGTATCAACGTCGACACTTCACGGATTAGAGAATCGGGGTTGccaattattttcttaattggAGGACCAGGAGTTGGAAAAA GGACGTTATGCAGCAAAGTAGCGGAAAAGTATGGTTTCCTGGGCATAATTAGCACTGATTTAATTCGAAACGAAGTATCCACGCGTACCGAAAGAGCCTTCTTATTGGCACGAATGATGTCACAGGGTCAGCTGGTACCCACGGACGTTCTGATAGAATTGATCGCAGTGAGAATGATTGACTTCTTGGATGAAAAAAACGGATTCATCGTGAGTGGATTTCCACGACATAAAGATCAGTGTAAAGTGTTTGACAGAGTGATAAGACCGCCTGATCTTGTATTATTTATGGAAGCAAGAAACTCTGTTCTAAGTGATCGAATAATGGCTAGAGCAATCACTACTATGGAAAGAGTTTCGATCAGCTTCGACTTTATTAGGAAACAAATTAAGCAATTCCATAAAAGAAATAAACCGGTAGTTAcatattataattacaaaaactTGCTGGTGATGATCGATGGAGAACCTGAAGCGATTACAGTATATGAAAATGTATGCGAAGTTATCGACAACCTGTTACTTAATTTCCCAACCAGATCGTCTAATGTTGAAGAAATAAACGTGATATCAGACGACATCGTACCAGAAAATAACGAAGAATAA